A single region of the Lycium barbarum isolate Lr01 chromosome 2, ASM1917538v2, whole genome shotgun sequence genome encodes:
- the LOC132628974 gene encoding uncharacterized protein LOC132628974, which yields MSSSSAILSANPPVRQKYVKLFGSILAVNGQTSMVVKDRNTRKDFVGERNNNKLIQNPRVNLLPQNYMKTLSQGTLLVPSRSEPNNATMHQSAAHGQDAPQPGQMNVYGKLTIEPDGFRYDLSIFTSYNYVYVLIHEFNL from the exons ATGTCGTCATCAAGTGCTATTTTGTCTGCTAATCCTCCTGTGCGACAAAAATATGTAAAACTCTTTGGTTCCATATTGGCAGTCAATGGTCAAACTTCTATG GTCGTAAAGGACCGGAACACTAGAAAAGATTTTGTTGGAGAACGAAATAACAACAAGCTCATCCAAAACCCACGAGTGAATTTGCTCCCACAAAATTACATGAAGACTTTGTCACAAGGGACCCTGCTTGTACCAAG TAGGTCTGAACCCAACAATGCTACTATGCATCAGTCTGCTGCACACGGTCAGGATGCTCCACAACCTGGGCAGATGAACGTTTACGGGAAGCTCACTATAGAACCTGATGGTTTTCGGTACGATTTATCTATTTTTACATCTTATAATTACGTTTATGTGTTAATTCATGAATTTAACCTCtga